In the Vibrio hippocampi genome, CGTCCAGCAAAAAGCAACGCCGTCACGACAGGTCCCAACTCTCTTAGCAGCGATAGCGCAACCATCTGTCCCAGGCTTCCTTCTGCACCATAGTCCACCAGCACGATATAGCCTTGCAGGCTCAACACCATACCGATAAATAGACCAGAAACCACAATAATCGCGAGAGACTGTACACCTAAGTTATGCAATTGTTTGAGTAGCAGGGGAAAATGCTTACTTGGCTGAGGCTTGGCAAACAACACTCCCATCAACATAAATGTAGCTCGCCCCCATGCATAACATAGGGATAACGTCTTATGACCCAAGCTTTGTATCCAATCGGACATCACGAAAACAACTCCTCAGCTAACGGTGGGCTAGGAAAGCGAAATGGCACCGGACCATCCGAGTTTCCTTGCAAAAATTGCTGAACACCCGCATCCGGATTATTACGCAAATCTTCCGGCGAGCCTTGAGCGATAATACGTCCATCGACCAACAAATAAGCCCAATCAGCTATCGACATCACCTCTGGAACATCATGAGAGACGACAATAGAGGTGAGGTTCAAGGCACGATTTAACTTACCAATAAGCTCAACCAAAATTCCCATAGTAATCGGGTCCTGACCAACAAACGGTTCGTCATACATGATTAACTCAGGATCAAGAGCAATCGCCCTTGCCAACGCTGCTCGCCGAGCCATACCGCCAGACAATTCACTGGGCATTAACTGTGAAGCACCACGTAGACCTACGGCTTCTAGCTTAAGCAGCGACAACGTTCGAATCATTTCTTCGCTAAGTTCCGTATGCTCTCGAAGAGGAAATGCCACATTTTCCAGTACATTGAGGTCAGTAAAGAGTGCTCCCGACTGAAACAACATGCCCATTTTTTTGCGTACTTGGTAAAGGCGTTTTCTAGACAAGGCAGGAATGTTGTCGGATTCAAAACAGATCTCACCTTTATCCGGTTGAAGTTGACCGCCGATCAATCTTAATAATGTCGTTTTACCAATCCCTGACGGTCCCATAATCGCGGTGACTTTTCCTCTAGGCACATCCAAGCTGATGTCATCGAAGATAACACGCTCTCCGCGAGTAAAAGAGAGACCTTTCACTGACACCAAGCTATTGTTTAACATACCATTCCTTTCTGATGAACCGGAAATCAAGAAGCATCAATATTAGTC is a window encoding:
- the mlaF gene encoding phospholipid ABC transporter ATP-binding protein MlaF; translated protein: MLNNSLVSVKGLSFTRGERVIFDDISLDVPRGKVTAIMGPSGIGKTTLLRLIGGQLQPDKGEICFESDNIPALSRKRLYQVRKKMGMLFQSGALFTDLNVLENVAFPLREHTELSEEMIRTLSLLKLEAVGLRGASQLMPSELSGGMARRAALARAIALDPELIMYDEPFVGQDPITMGILVELIGKLNRALNLTSIVVSHDVPEVMSIADWAYLLVDGRIIAQGSPEDLRNNPDAGVQQFLQGNSDGPVPFRFPSPPLAEELFS